In Spirochaeta thermophila DSM 6578, the following proteins share a genomic window:
- a CDS encoding threonine aldolase family protein: MRSDLFASDNTAPVHPRVMEAILAANEGPALAYGEDPLSARARSLLREQTGARHVFFLHTGTAANVVGMAPFLRPYHAVITSHIAHLNTHECGALQRATGARIFPVVTPDGKLTPEHVEPFLHASGNPHESQPAVVSITQPTERGTLYFPHEIRALADLAHRHGLLLHVDGARLPQAAAALGLSLGALTAECGIDILSLGGAKCGLMYGEAVLLWVDTKEMPFHLKQTMQLAPKMRFIAAQFLALYEDDLWLGLARTANTRAQHLARELAALGITIAYPVETNAVFPRLPAPVARRLLDHYTFYQWEDDIYRLMTSYATREEDIEIFARKLRSFLEAV; encoded by the coding sequence ATGAGATCCGACCTGTTCGCGAGCGACAACACTGCACCCGTCCATCCCAGGGTCATGGAGGCCATCCTCGCCGCAAACGAGGGACCCGCCCTCGCCTACGGCGAGGATCCCCTCTCGGCACGAGCCCGATCCCTTCTCAGGGAACAGACAGGGGCGCGGCACGTCTTCTTCCTTCACACCGGCACCGCGGCCAACGTGGTGGGCATGGCGCCCTTCCTCCGTCCCTACCACGCCGTCATCACATCCCACATCGCCCACCTCAATACCCACGAGTGCGGAGCCCTCCAGCGGGCCACCGGAGCCCGTATCTTCCCCGTCGTCACCCCCGACGGCAAGCTCACCCCCGAGCACGTGGAACCCTTCCTCCACGCCTCAGGGAACCCACACGAATCCCAACCCGCCGTCGTCTCCATCACCCAACCCACGGAACGCGGCACGCTCTACTTTCCCCATGAGATACGGGCCCTCGCAGACCTCGCCCACAGGCACGGCCTCCTCCTCCACGTCGACGGGGCCCGGCTTCCCCAGGCCGCCGCGGCCCTGGGGCTCTCTCTCGGAGCACTCACTGCCGAGTGCGGCATCGACATCCTTTCACTCGGGGGAGCGAAGTGCGGTCTCATGTACGGAGAGGCGGTGCTCCTGTGGGTGGACACGAAGGAGATGCCCTTCCATCTCAAACAGACCATGCAGCTCGCCCCGAAGATGCGTTTCATCGCCGCCCAGTTCCTCGCCCTCTACGAGGACGACCTGTGGCTCGGCCTGGCCCGTACCGCCAATACCAGGGCCCAGCACCTCGCACGGGAACTCGCAGCCCTCGGGATCACCATCGCCTACCCTGTGGAGACGAACGCCGTCTTTCCCCGGCTGCCCGCCCCGGTGGCACGGAGGCTCCTCGATCACTACACCTTCTATCAGTGGGAAGATGATATTTACAGGCTCATGACTTCGTACGCGACCCGAGAGGAAGACATCGAGATATTCGCGAGAAAGCTTCGATCCTTCCTCGAAGCCGTCTAG
- a CDS encoding ferredoxin-thioredoxin reductase catalytic domain-containing protein, producing MNGIEEARRFVERVARRRGWAINPDERFVSFLVEGLARQRDRHGYYLCPCRESWEDREKDRDVVCPCVYAEADIAEYGQCFCGLFFSREAAREGREARSIPERRPPERCP from the coding sequence ATGAACGGGATCGAAGAGGCGCGGCGTTTCGTGGAACGGGTGGCCCGTAGGAGGGGGTGGGCGATCAATCCTGACGAGCGGTTCGTCTCCTTCCTCGTGGAGGGGCTCGCGAGGCAGAGGGACCGCCACGGCTACTACCTCTGCCCCTGCAGAGAGAGCTGGGAGGACAGGGAGAAGGACAGAGATGTGGTCTGTCCGTGCGTCTACGCCGAGGCGGACATCGCCGAGTACGGTCAGTGCTTCTGCGGCCTCTTTTTCTCCAGAGAGGCAGCCCGGGAGGGGAGGGAGGCGAGGAGCATCCCAGAACGCAGGCCGCCGGAGCGTTGTCCCTAG
- a CDS encoding glutaredoxin family protein — MAYEFTHFEGRDVPYKVTVYGLSTCGFCRRAVEFLRGHEIPFDYLEVDVLPREERLSLKASLANEFEVRVGFPFLVVEWPEGRREFRVGFIRADWEELLL, encoded by the coding sequence ATGGCCTACGAGTTCACTCACTTCGAAGGACGGGATGTCCCCTACAAGGTGACGGTGTACGGACTTTCCACCTGCGGGTTCTGCCGAAGGGCGGTGGAGTTCCTCAGGGGGCACGAGATCCCCTTCGACTACCTGGAGGTCGACGTGCTCCCCAGGGAGGAGCGCCTGTCCCTGAAGGCCTCGCTCGCCAACGAGTTCGAGGTCCGGGTGGGGTTTCCCTTCCTGGTGGTGGAGTGGCCCGAGGGGCGGAGGGAGTTCCGGGTGGGGTTCATCCGTGCCGATTGGGAGGAGCTTCTCCTATGA
- a CDS encoding methyl-accepting chemotaxis protein yields the protein MKLRTRLYLILILVGVLLSFVVGALVMRNAVITSLQDLQKAGFRTLSQAQTFISRSKDLVAYDTELHQDEYLPAILDLWKQNIQQTEQALLALSSHPARRFLSPDLREEISKIYTLWSTNQERFTLTEQYLQDLIDLPDIPEAYKRGILQIQKYLYTIPDPPGIALLRITQAWDQVKITINTAEEFVTQRIESLVDEIERQVGVITTVSQWVLIGLTLLVIGLTALLVATTTRSLASRILRIETAMNRIRNRDLTSLHELADRSLTASKDELTHLASHISTVLQTIRDFLLSVREASRNVEELKDVLAGGAAQSASALNQITRTIESIRDLVARLDTNLDATSSAISSIVDRIHSVVSQIQTQARNIAESSAAIEQMNASVQHVASLAEERRSRTADLLSVIHDGGEKVSTTNEVISSIHREISDIQEIIEIIDTVAEQTNLLSMNAAIESAHAGEAGRGFAVVAEEIRKLAESTGEHADRISQSLSRITDRIQQALRASDESHHAFENIRREVAQFATALDEIAASMTELSRASSSILSATQTISSITQKIEEGADTMLKQSGTIQDAAEGSRSISSEVRRGIEEIERGTKEILQAVTVISDLAQEARSRMTGLRHTVDTFTLEESQADSTSPHPEDAHPEEQPSLPR from the coding sequence ATGAAACTGCGCACACGACTCTACCTCATCCTCATTTTGGTGGGCGTGTTGCTCTCCTTCGTGGTGGGAGCGCTCGTCATGCGGAACGCCGTGATCACCTCGCTCCAGGACCTCCAGAAGGCCGGGTTCAGAACCCTCAGCCAGGCCCAGACATTCATCTCCCGAAGCAAGGATCTCGTGGCCTACGACACCGAACTCCATCAGGACGAGTACCTCCCCGCCATCCTCGATCTTTGGAAACAAAACATCCAGCAGACCGAGCAGGCGCTCCTCGCCCTCAGTTCCCATCCCGCGAGACGATTCCTCTCTCCCGATCTCCGAGAGGAGATCTCCAAGATCTACACCCTCTGGAGCACCAATCAGGAACGCTTCACCCTCACCGAGCAATACCTCCAGGACCTCATCGACCTCCCCGATATCCCCGAGGCGTACAAACGCGGGATACTCCAGATACAGAAGTATCTCTATACCATCCCTGATCCACCAGGTATCGCCCTCCTCCGCATCACCCAGGCCTGGGATCAGGTGAAGATCACCATCAACACCGCGGAGGAATTCGTCACCCAAAGGATCGAAAGTCTCGTGGACGAAATCGAGAGGCAGGTGGGGGTCATCACCACGGTGTCGCAGTGGGTCCTCATCGGCCTCACCCTCCTCGTCATCGGCCTCACCGCCCTCCTCGTCGCCACCACCACCCGCTCCCTCGCCTCCCGCATCCTCCGCATCGAGACCGCCATGAACCGCATCCGCAACCGCGACCTCACCTCACTCCACGAACTCGCCGATAGATCCCTCACCGCCTCCAAAGACGAGCTCACTCACCTCGCCTCCCACATCTCCACCGTCCTCCAGACCATCCGCGACTTCCTCCTCTCGGTCCGCGAGGCCTCCCGCAACGTCGAGGAACTCAAGGATGTCCTCGCAGGCGGCGCCGCCCAGTCCGCCAGCGCCCTCAACCAGATCACCCGCACCATCGAGTCCATCCGCGACCTCGTCGCCAGACTCGATACCAACCTCGACGCCACCTCCTCCGCCATCTCCTCCATCGTCGACCGCATCCACTCCGTCGTCTCTCAGATCCAGACCCAGGCCCGCAACATCGCCGAAAGCTCCGCCGCCATCGAACAGATGAACGCCTCCGTCCAGCACGTCGCCTCCCTCGCAGAGGAGCGCAGATCCCGCACCGCCGACCTCCTCTCCGTCATCCACGACGGCGGAGAAAAGGTCAGCACCACCAACGAGGTCATCTCCTCCATCCACCGCGAAATCTCCGACATCCAGGAGATCATCGAGATCATCGACACCGTCGCCGAGCAGACCAACCTCCTCTCCATGAACGCCGCCATCGAGAGCGCCCACGCAGGCGAGGCAGGCCGCGGCTTCGCCGTCGTCGCCGAGGAGATCCGCAAGCTCGCAGAGTCCACCGGCGAGCACGCCGACCGCATCAGCCAGTCCCTCTCCCGCATCACAGACCGCATCCAGCAGGCCCTCCGCGCCAGCGACGAGAGCCACCACGCCTTCGAAAACATCCGCCGCGAGGTCGCCCAGTTCGCCACCGCCCTCGACGAAATCGCCGCCAGCATGACCGAGCTCTCACGCGCGAGCTCCTCCATCCTCTCCGCCACCCAGACCATCTCTTCCATCACCCAGAAGATCGAAGAGGGCGCCGACACCATGCTCAAGCAGTCAGGCACCATCCAGGACGCCGCAGAGGGCTCCCGCTCCATCTCCTCAGAGGTCAGACGCGGTATCGAGGAGATCGAGCGCGGCACCAAGGAGATCCTCCAGGCCGTCACCGTCATAAGCGACCTCGCCCAGGAGGCCCGATCCCGCATGACCGGCCTCCGCCACACCGTCGACACCTTCACCCTCGAGGAATCCCAGGCCGATAGTACGTCCCCACATCCGGAGGATGCCCACCCTGAGGAACAACCATCCCTTCCTAGGTAG
- a CDS encoding helix-turn-helix domain-containing protein, translating into MMVKDAALFVSNVAIPVMSSLVFTVCLVYFLLSNVHHPASLKFLRVFLFSFTAFLLGRPLQVLLGPYPLPLIIVNLRVFLLGGIIAPLVIFMSNFLWRRRSVLMVELALLCVSLSVLYVVFNTLGTRDSVVLFEVVGVRGYENATPFGAAPYYGREFALYAQISIGALLLYVSFLGLRNLWGSGEGGAYLKKNLMINMGLAVFALSFIIGSCLAQWWLYYTASFLVVIFFVAAVGYDVQETNFLREKVVPLIEREITSRILVGESESKDLPQFLRLLSASAELNTAVVMRVHVSDVSSLRGGGDLEKGDRISSRLERELRRYFLEDEVLMLHVGNHRSAILVKTGEGKTALLREALEGFYRTSSREGVHLVIGVGRPKESVCRIATSFQEAVYAQQYGEVHHLDGVIEYESLVDPGDGEAFPASEKEALVSSIKLGHLGSLEKAFGNYFNAVRRWSLDNPEWIRATLYELVGTVAGIPVLSSRIKARIYAHLLSWGVELQQAEDIESMYRTGLEIVRAIGSWVSDQYRQRSSSLVDRARSYVAERFERDIDYREVARSLNISPSYFLHLFKRETGRRFGEYVTSVRVERAKELLREGRLNVTEVAFRVGFKSSSYFSYVFKRYEGVPPTAYRRRATPSST; encoded by the coding sequence ATGATGGTGAAGGATGCTGCGCTCTTCGTCTCCAATGTCGCCATCCCGGTGATGAGCTCCCTCGTGTTCACGGTGTGTCTCGTCTATTTCCTTCTTTCGAATGTCCATCACCCGGCGTCCTTGAAGTTCCTGAGGGTCTTCCTGTTCTCCTTCACCGCCTTTCTCCTGGGTAGACCGCTCCAGGTGCTCCTCGGTCCCTATCCTCTCCCCTTGATCATCGTGAACCTCCGTGTCTTCCTCCTGGGAGGGATCATCGCCCCCCTCGTGATCTTCATGTCGAACTTCTTGTGGCGGAGGAGAAGCGTCCTGATGGTGGAGCTCGCCCTCCTGTGTGTCTCCTTGAGTGTCCTCTACGTGGTGTTCAACACTCTGGGCACACGCGACAGCGTCGTGCTTTTCGAGGTCGTGGGAGTACGGGGGTATGAGAACGCGACCCCTTTTGGGGCAGCTCCCTATTACGGGAGGGAGTTCGCCCTCTATGCCCAGATCAGCATAGGGGCCCTTCTCCTCTATGTGTCGTTCCTGGGACTTCGTAATCTCTGGGGATCAGGTGAGGGTGGGGCCTACCTGAAGAAGAACCTGATGATCAACATGGGGCTCGCGGTCTTCGCCCTTTCGTTCATCATCGGTTCGTGTCTCGCCCAGTGGTGGCTCTACTACACGGCGTCCTTCCTGGTGGTGATCTTCTTCGTGGCAGCGGTGGGGTACGACGTACAGGAGACGAATTTCCTCAGAGAGAAGGTGGTTCCCCTCATCGAGAGGGAGATTACCTCCCGCATACTCGTGGGGGAATCCGAATCGAAGGATCTCCCCCAGTTCCTGAGACTGCTCTCCGCGAGCGCTGAGCTCAATACCGCGGTGGTGATGCGCGTTCATGTCTCGGATGTGTCCTCACTCCGAGGGGGAGGGGACTTGGAGAAGGGGGATCGGATCTCTTCCCGTCTCGAGCGGGAGTTGAGGAGGTATTTCCTCGAAGACGAGGTCCTCATGCTGCATGTAGGGAATCACCGGAGCGCGATCCTCGTGAAGACAGGAGAGGGGAAGACGGCCCTCTTGAGGGAGGCCCTGGAGGGGTTTTACAGGACCTCATCACGCGAGGGTGTCCATCTGGTGATCGGGGTGGGGCGGCCGAAGGAGTCGGTGTGCCGGATTGCGACATCGTTCCAGGAGGCGGTCTATGCACAGCAGTACGGCGAGGTCCACCACCTGGATGGGGTGATCGAGTACGAGAGTCTGGTCGATCCAGGGGATGGCGAGGCGTTCCCGGCGAGTGAGAAGGAGGCGCTCGTGAGCAGTATCAAGCTGGGGCACCTGGGAAGCCTCGAGAAGGCCTTTGGGAACTATTTCAATGCGGTACGGAGATGGTCGCTCGACAATCCGGAGTGGATCAGGGCCACCCTGTACGAGCTCGTGGGGACCGTGGCGGGGATACCCGTGCTTTCTTCCCGCATCAAGGCCCGGATCTATGCACACCTGCTCTCATGGGGTGTGGAGTTGCAACAGGCGGAGGATATCGAGTCGATGTACCGTACAGGGCTTGAAATAGTGAGGGCCATCGGATCCTGGGTGAGTGATCAATACCGTCAGAGATCCAGTTCCCTCGTGGATCGGGCGAGGAGCTACGTGGCGGAGAGGTTCGAGAGGGATATCGATTACAGGGAGGTGGCCCGGTCCCTCAATATCAGTCCCTCCTACTTCCTCCATCTCTTCAAGAGGGAAACGGGACGCAGGTTCGGCGAGTACGTCACCTCCGTACGCGTGGAAAGGGCGAAGGAGCTCCTCCGGGAGGGGAGGTTGAACGTGACCGAGGTTGCCTTCAGGGTAGGATTCAAAAGTTCCTCCTATTTCAGCTATGTCTTCAAGCGCTACGAGGGAGTACCTCCCACCGCCTACAGGAGGCGTGCCACTCCCTCCTCTACCTAG
- a CDS encoding TRAP transporter large permease, whose translation MIVVGIVFLILLLLGVPLAFSIGVAGILFFIGNPDLPLTVPITKMMSSTQSFPLLAVPFFVLAGNLMNVSGITDRLMRYASVLAGHLRGGLAHVSIVLSTLMGGISGAAASDAAMEARILGPTMLEKGYAKGYSAAVIGLSSLIVATIPPGIGLILFGYIGEVSIGRLFAAGIVPGILMALFMMVTASIVARRRGYQPERPHPPSFGEVVRSTWENIYALIFPLLLIVGIRFGIFTPSEAGAFAVVYAFLVGRFVYKELSWPKFLEALRQTAIDTGVIMLIIMCAGILGYVITVTRIPQSIALFLTGVTSQPTLLLLIVLGFLLVAGMFMEPTVNTLLLTPIFLPIMKSVGVDPVHFGILMMTMVTLGSMTPPVGVVLYTVCAILDVPTEDYIKDSIPFVVAVILELLLLTFFPSIVLFLPNLIFGQ comes from the coding sequence ATGATAGTGGTAGGCATCGTCTTCCTGATTCTCCTCCTTCTGGGGGTGCCCCTCGCCTTCTCGATCGGGGTCGCCGGGATCCTCTTCTTCATCGGCAACCCGGATCTGCCCCTCACGGTCCCCATCACGAAGATGATGAGCAGTACCCAATCCTTCCCTTTGCTCGCCGTGCCCTTCTTCGTGCTCGCCGGGAACCTCATGAACGTGAGCGGGATCACCGACCGTCTCATGCGGTATGCCTCTGTACTCGCCGGGCACCTCAGGGGGGGGCTCGCCCATGTGAGCATCGTGTTGAGTACGCTCATGGGAGGGATCTCCGGCGCCGCGGCCTCGGATGCCGCGATGGAGGCCCGTATTCTCGGCCCCACCATGCTGGAGAAGGGCTATGCGAAGGGATACAGCGCAGCGGTGATCGGGCTCAGTTCGCTCATCGTGGCCACCATCCCGCCGGGGATCGGACTCATTCTTTTCGGCTACATAGGGGAGGTTTCCATCGGAAGGTTGTTCGCGGCAGGGATCGTCCCCGGTATCCTCATGGCGCTCTTCATGATGGTGACGGCCTCGATCGTGGCGAGGCGGCGGGGGTATCAGCCCGAGCGGCCCCATCCTCCCTCCTTCGGTGAGGTGGTCCGGAGCACCTGGGAGAACATCTATGCCCTCATCTTTCCCCTGCTCCTCATCGTGGGGATCCGTTTCGGGATCTTCACCCCCTCGGAGGCAGGGGCCTTTGCCGTGGTCTATGCCTTTCTCGTGGGGAGGTTCGTCTACAAGGAACTCTCCTGGCCGAAATTCCTCGAGGCGCTCAGACAGACCGCGATCGATACCGGGGTCATCATGCTCATCATCATGTGTGCGGGTATCCTGGGATATGTGATCACCGTGACACGCATACCACAGAGCATCGCCCTCTTCCTCACCGGGGTCACCTCGCAGCCCACCCTCCTGCTCCTCATCGTCCTCGGATTCCTCCTGGTGGCAGGGATGTTCATGGAGCCCACGGTGAATACCCTGCTCCTCACTCCCATCTTCCTTCCCATCATGAAGTCGGTGGGAGTGGATCCCGTGCACTTCGGGATTCTCATGATGACCATGGTTACCTTGGGGAGCATGACTCCCCCCGTGGGCGTGGTTCTCTACACGGTGTGCGCCATCCTCGACGTGCCCACCGAAGACTACATCAAGGATTCCATACCTTTCGTGGTTGCGGTGATACTGGAGCTCCTCCTTCTCACCTTCTTCCCTTCCATCGTATTGTTCCTGCCGAATCTCATCTTCGGACAGTAG
- a CDS encoding TRAP transporter small permease: MKGSIDRYITGAEVLLVQIFLVVIVVCVFFAAVLRSVGYPIVWSVDIAQLLFAWVSFLGADLALQYGRHIGMDILMRRFPPAVQKGIVAGSRILALAFLGLAGAYGLYLSIINFDRQFSGLEISFSWATLSAPVGCALMIRTLVKQLLTGREVVQ, encoded by the coding sequence ATGAAGGGATCGATCGACAGGTATATCACGGGAGCGGAGGTGCTGCTCGTGCAGATCTTCCTCGTGGTGATCGTGGTCTGCGTCTTCTTCGCTGCGGTCTTGAGAAGTGTGGGGTATCCCATCGTATGGTCGGTGGATATCGCCCAGCTCCTCTTCGCCTGGGTGAGCTTCCTGGGGGCCGATCTGGCGCTGCAGTATGGCCGTCACATAGGGATGGATATCCTCATGAGGAGGTTCCCCCCCGCGGTGCAGAAGGGGATCGTCGCAGGTTCGCGGATACTCGCGCTCGCGTTTCTCGGTCTTGCAGGGGCGTACGGCCTCTATCTTTCCATAATAAACTTCGACCGCCAGTTCAGCGGTCTCGAGATCAGTTTCTCCTGGGCCACGCTCAGTGCCCCGGTGGGGTGCGCACTCATGATCCGGACACTGGTGAAGCAGTTGCTCACGGGAAGAGAGGTGGTGCAATGA
- a CDS encoding C4-dicarboxylate TRAP transporter substrate-binding protein → MTRRMACFVLMVSLAGMSLWGSGAPEETKTYKLMVGMVVTESDPMYKGAVEFKKNVEARTEGRVKVEVYPNSQLGDTRDMMEQVKAGANVAVITDPARLAESVPEIGILGAPYIVDDFQEARKLVTSSLFSTWAEELAGHGYRILSFNWYQGARHFLTNKPVKVPQDLKGLRIRTPGATVFQESIKAMGASPVALAWSEVYPAIQQKVIDGAEAQFPAVVGARLHEVIKYITKTGHFQLITGLVCSESWFKGLPEAYRRILLEEALKAGDYASQLTMEGLKENESFLKSQGVEILEVDITPFKQACEAVYDKIEGYRALREEVMKVLGKR, encoded by the coding sequence ATGACGAGACGTATGGCCTGTTTCGTGCTCATGGTGTCGCTCGCCGGGATGTCCCTCTGGGGATCGGGGGCCCCGGAGGAGACGAAGACCTACAAACTGATGGTGGGTATGGTGGTGACCGAGAGCGATCCCATGTACAAGGGAGCGGTGGAATTCAAGAAGAACGTGGAGGCCCGAACCGAGGGAAGGGTGAAGGTGGAGGTGTATCCCAATTCCCAGCTGGGAGACACCAGGGATATGATGGAACAGGTGAAGGCCGGCGCGAATGTCGCGGTGATCACGGATCCGGCCCGACTTGCTGAATCGGTCCCCGAAATCGGGATCCTCGGGGCGCCCTACATCGTGGACGACTTCCAGGAGGCGAGGAAGCTCGTGACCTCTTCCCTCTTCTCGACGTGGGCCGAGGAACTCGCCGGACACGGTTACCGGATCCTCTCCTTCAACTGGTACCAGGGTGCGAGGCATTTCCTCACCAACAAGCCGGTGAAAGTCCCACAGGATCTCAAAGGGTTGAGGATCCGTACGCCCGGTGCCACGGTCTTCCAGGAGAGCATAAAGGCCATGGGGGCCAGTCCCGTGGCGCTCGCGTGGTCTGAGGTATACCCGGCCATACAGCAGAAGGTGATCGACGGGGCCGAGGCCCAGTTTCCCGCCGTGGTGGGGGCGAGGCTCCACGAGGTGATAAAGTACATCACCAAGACAGGCCACTTCCAGCTCATCACCGGGCTCGTGTGCAGCGAATCGTGGTTCAAGGGACTGCCCGAGGCGTATCGGCGGATCCTTCTCGAGGAGGCGCTCAAAGCGGGTGACTATGCCTCACAGCTCACCATGGAGGGGCTCAAGGAGAACGAATCCTTCCTGAAGTCCCAGGGGGTGGAGATACTGGAAGTGGACATCACACCCTTCAAGCAAGCCTGCGAGGCGGTCTACGACAAGATCGAAGGCTACCGGGCGCTCCGGGAAGAGGTGATGAAGGTGCTCGGCAAGCGCTGA
- a CDS encoding methyl-accepting chemotaxis protein, which yields MKLRTRLYFILLLVGILLSFVVGALVVRNAVITSLQDLQATGLKALIQAHAFLSRSKDLIAYGSETLQSASLSDLLDRWKESIQEVDEVLLDLSEHPGGRFLSQDLKTDIAKIYALWGTNAERFTLTEEYLTEIIESPDIPENFKRDIFQINNYLTTHPDAPRTALFRISQTLTQLRITVSTVEMFVNERVESLVERIERQVGVITAVSQWVLIGLTLLVIGLTALLVATTTRSLASRILRIETAMNRIRNRDLTSLHELADRSLTASKDELAHLASHISTVLQTIRDFLLSVREASRNVEELKDVLAGGAAQSASALNQITRTIESIRDLVARLDTNLDAATSAISSIVDRIHSVVSQIQTQARNIAESSAAIEEMNASVQHVASLAEERRSRTADLLSVIHDGGEKVSTTNEVISSIHREISDIQEIIEIIDTVAEQTNLLSMNAAIESAHAGEAGRGFAVVAEEIRKLAESTGEHADRISQSLSRITDRIQQALRASDESHHAFENIRREVTQFATALDEIAASMTELSRASSSILSATQTISSITQKIEEGADTMLKQSGTIQDAAEGSRSISSEVRRGIEEIERGTKEILQAVTVISDLAQEARARMTGLRHTVDTFTLEESQADSTSPHPEDAHPAVE from the coding sequence ATGAAACTGCGAACGCGACTCTACTTCATACTTCTGCTGGTGGGGATACTCCTCTCCTTCGTGGTGGGAGCACTCGTCGTGCGGAACGCCGTGATCACCTCGCTCCAGGACCTCCAGGCCACGGGGCTCAAGGCCCTCATCCAGGCCCATGCCTTTCTCTCCCGGAGCAAAGACCTCATCGCCTATGGGAGCGAGACGCTCCAGAGCGCATCCCTCTCGGACCTCCTCGATCGATGGAAGGAGAGCATACAGGAAGTGGACGAGGTGCTCCTTGATCTCAGCGAGCACCCCGGGGGGAGGTTCCTCTCCCAGGACCTCAAGACGGACATCGCCAAGATCTACGCGCTCTGGGGCACGAACGCCGAGCGTTTCACGCTCACCGAGGAGTATCTCACCGAAATCATAGAGAGTCCCGATATCCCCGAAAACTTCAAACGGGACATCTTCCAGATCAACAACTACCTCACCACTCACCCGGATGCACCCCGAACCGCCCTCTTCAGGATCTCCCAGACTCTCACACAACTGCGTATCACCGTATCCACGGTGGAGATGTTCGTGAACGAGCGGGTCGAAAGTCTGGTGGAGCGGATCGAGAGGCAGGTGGGGGTGATCACCGCGGTGTCGCAGTGGGTCCTCATCGGCCTCACCCTCCTCGTCATCGGCCTCACCGCCCTCCTCGTCGCCACCACCACCCGCTCCCTCGCCTCCCGCATCCTCCGCATCGAGACCGCCATGAACCGCATCCGCAACCGCGACCTCACCTCACTCCACGAACTCGCCGATAGATCCCTCACCGCCTCCAAAGACGAGCTCGCTCACCTCGCCTCCCACATCTCCACCGTCCTCCAGACCATCCGCGACTTCCTCCTCTCGGTCCGCGAGGCCTCCCGCAACGTCGAGGAGCTCAAGGATGTCCTCGCAGGCGGCGCCGCCCAGTCCGCCAGCGCCCTCAACCAGATCACCCGCACCATCGAGTCCATCCGCGACCTCGTCGCCAGACTCGATACCAACCTCGACGCGGCCACCTCCGCCATCTCCTCCATCGTCGACCGCATCCACTCCGTCGTCTCTCAGATCCAGACCCAGGCCCGCAACATCGCCGAAAGCTCCGCCGCCATCGAAGAGATGAACGCCTCCGTCCAGCACGTCGCCTCCCTCGCAGAGGAGCGCAGATCCCGCACCGCAGACCTCCTCTCCGTCATCCACGACGGCGGAGAAAAGGTCAGCACCACCAACGAGGTCATCTCCTCCATCCACCGCGAAATCTCCGACATCCAGGAGATCATCGAGATCATCGACACCGTCGCCGAGCAGACCAACCTCCTCTCCATGAACGCCGCCATCGAGAGCGCCCACGCAGGCGAGGCAGGCCGCGGCTTCGCCGTCGTCGCCGAGGAGATCCGCAAGCTCGCAGAGTCCACCGGCGAGCACGCCGACCGCATCAGCCAGTCCCTCTCCCGCATCACCGACCGCATCCAGCAGGCCCTCCGCGCCAGCGACGAGAGCCACCACGCCTTCGAAAACATCCGCCGCGAGGTCACCCAGTTCGCCACCGCCCTCGACGAAATCGCCGCCAGCATGACCGAGCTCTCCCGCGCGAGCTCCTCCATCCTCTCCGCCACCCAGACCATCTCTTCCATCACCCAGAAGATCGAAGAGGGCGCCGACACCATGCTCAAGCAGTCAGGCACCATCCAGGACGCCGCAGAGGGCTCCCGCTCCATCTCCTCAGAGGTCAGACGCGGTATCGAGGAGATCGAGCGCGGCACCAAGGAGATCCTCCAGGCCGTCACCGTCATAAGCGACCTCGCCCAGGAGGCCCGAGCCCGCATGACCGGCCTCCGCCACACCGTCGACACCTTCACCCTCGAGGAATCCCAGGCCGATAGTACGTCCCCACATCCGGAGGACGCCCACCCTGCAGTCGAATGA